Proteins co-encoded in one Cydia splendana chromosome 11, ilCydSple1.2, whole genome shotgun sequence genomic window:
- the LOC134794708 gene encoding uncharacterized protein LOC134794708, translating into MASWLGQPSVEVYNDIHVNFLPLNYAYVILNTTLDHIGVYSVSEDCYKCPYKRQKSEYNEFQSDKTAVYKVYTGEQTKWRILNNDLNDFIQPDYVRGLMCNMKPTLAEYGVYRLDIGKCVMETGVPPVNIFLPLLLFGLIILSAIAAFGLVKLFLKRYKKLHNEGLNLTAGRDNSDIMPSLHFLRGLLLILIIFVTTGGGGYPIFSKDYGGLAVANCLLFAYTFSIGLKVPIMVEEDCKKGMSKYSMLGIVVLRSFVLLFIGVAISAAAPRSHFLAVPLWAPLPCIAISYLAAATVYLISVNKQDKSKNNIGTAGTLCWSWFLGAFLFVVMIVSIHIFYYTECKQYTVFDPRRDSWTAQGNNCQDDDAFSEAFNKNMLNLNRDEPFYINYYYAFTKGLLGIISYTLTALVGLKAGVIYLQHDDHSTKMKQWCFWASIFGATGIILAAVASPLNFNLWPISSILLTASVTLFVVTSIYHLTEVRQFTSSIITTCGISSIATLAGHLLLSYTFPFYWGRYLDTHFLYLCQSAWIVCVWIVISVCWVRLRGCLITSVVSDEGARSVLLAW; encoded by the exons ATGGCGTCATGGCTCGGCCAACCAAGTGTAGAAGTGTACAATGACATTCATGTCAACTTTTTACCATTAAATTATGCTTATGTGATTTTAAACACGACTTTGGATCACATTGGAGTTTACAGTGTCAGTGAAGATTGTTACAAA TGCCCATACAAACGTCAGAAGAGTGAATACAATGAATTTCAATCTGATAAAACAGCTGTTTATAAAGTATATACAGGAGAACAGACCAAATGGAGGATTCTTAACAATGACCTTAACGATTTCATCCAGCCAGACTATGTTAG AGGCCTGATGTGCAACATGAAACCTACTTTGGCCGAGTATGGTGTCTACAGATTGGACATCGGGAAATGTGTGATGGAAACAGGAGTTCCTCCGGTCAACATTTTCTTGC CTCTCCTGCTCTTCGGTCTAATCATACTAAGCGCCATCGCAGCCTTCGGCCTcgtaaaattatttctaaagcGATACAAAAAGCTACATAACGAAGGCTTAAACTTGACTGCAGGACGAGATAACTCAGATATAATGCCCAGCCTTCACTTCTTAAGGGG ATTGCTACTAATTCTAATAATATTCGTAACAACCGGTGGAGGAGGATACCCAATATTCAGCAAAGACTATGGCGGACTGGCGGTGGCAAACTGTCTTTTATTCGCATATACTTTTTCTATTGGCCTAAAAGTACCAATAATGGTTGAAGAAGACTGTAAAAAAGGAATGTCGAAGTATTCTATGCTTGGTATAGTTGTCTTG aGATCGTTCGTGCTACTTTTCATCGGGGTCGCTATAAGTGCGGCTGCACCTCGCTCACATTTTCTGGCGGTGCCCCTATGGGCGCCTTTACCCTGCATAGCTATATCTTACCTTGCGGCTGCCACAGTTTACCTGATTAGTGTGAATAAGCAGGACAAGTCCAAG AATAACATTGGAACTGCCGGGACTCTCTGCTGGAGCTGGTTTCTAGGGGCATTCCTTTTCGTCGTAATGATAGTTTCAATCCACATTTTCTACTACACCGAGTGTAAACA ATATACCGTATTCGACCCACGAAGAGACTCCTGGACGGCTCAGGGCAACAACTGCCAAGATGACGACGCATTTAGCGAAGCGTTCAACAAGAATATGCTCAACTTGAACAGGGATGAACCTTTTTACATTAACTACTACTACGCCTTCACTAAAGGACTACTTG GAATAATTTCATACACACTCACAGCACTGGTTGGCCTAAAAGCTGGCGTCATCTACCTCCAACATGACGATCACAGCACCAAAATGAAGCAGTGGTGTTTCTGGGCATCCATTTTTGGAGCAACTGGTATAATCCTTGCTGCGGTCGCCAGTCCTCTCAATTTTAATCTTTG GCCGATATCTTCAATCCTCCTCACCGCCTCTGTCACTCTCTTCGTCGTCACCTCCATCTACCACCTCACCGAAGTCCGTCAGTTTACAAGCAGCATCATCACAACCTGCGGCATTTCTTCCATCGCTACGCTCGCCGGCCACCTTCTGTTATCTTACACGTTCCCGTTCTATTGGGGCCGGTATTTGGACACACATTTCTTGTATTTGTGTCAGAGTGCGTGGATCGTGTGTGTGTGGATTGTGATCAGCGTGTGTTGGGTGAGGTTGAGGGGTTGTTTGATTACGAGTGTGGTTAGTGATGAGGGGGCGAGGAGTGTTCTTCTCGCTTGGTGA